A part of Acidimicrobiales bacterium genomic DNA contains:
- a CDS encoding ammonium transporter yields the protein MSRTRKGLLALTAVVAGTGALLLLAGPAHAQEADVTIDDVNAGVLSLGVATNLLWVVIGAVLVIFMQAGFALVETGFCRAKHAAHVVSTNFAVFGLGMIGFFFVGFPLAFGGFSYSAFGLDAPIGSALVGSGNWVFLWKGGWALSGGGITPALLGFFLYMVAFMDTTATIPTGSMAERWKWKSFVIWGLFCGAVYYPLFAAWTWGGGWLAKTWDTMGLGAGYVDFAGSGVVHAVGGAAALAGAIVLGARIGKFGKDGKPRALPGHHIPMAMLGTFILLFGWFGFNAASTFAATDIQFAVVATNTAIAAGFGATVAMLWIMMRTGKPDPGMMANGMLAGLVAITAPCAFVAPWAAAVIGTIAGVLVIESIFIVERKFKIDDPVGAISVHGVNGLFGVLAVGIFANGSYGAAWNGSDVAGVEGIIKGEWGQLGAQALGALVICTVIFGVSFAFFKIQNALTKGGIRSSEEDEQAGLDLPEMGVQAYPEFAGALGSYGGSSPDR from the coding sequence CGCGAACCAGAAAGGGGCTCTTGGCCCTCACGGCCGTGGTGGCCGGCACCGGGGCGCTGCTCCTGCTGGCCGGCCCGGCGCACGCCCAGGAGGCCGACGTCACGATCGACGACGTCAACGCCGGGGTGCTGTCGCTCGGCGTCGCCACGAACCTGCTGTGGGTCGTGATCGGCGCCGTCCTCGTGATCTTCATGCAGGCCGGCTTCGCCCTGGTCGAGACCGGCTTCTGCCGGGCCAAGCACGCCGCCCACGTGGTGAGCACCAACTTCGCCGTCTTCGGCCTGGGCATGATCGGGTTCTTCTTCGTGGGCTTCCCGCTCGCGTTCGGCGGCTTCAGCTACTCGGCCTTCGGGCTCGACGCCCCGATCGGCAGTGCCCTCGTCGGCTCGGGCAACTGGGTGTTCCTGTGGAAGGGCGGCTGGGCGCTGAGCGGCGGCGGCATCACGCCGGCACTGCTGGGCTTCTTCCTCTACATGGTCGCCTTCATGGACACCACGGCCACCATCCCCACCGGGTCGATGGCCGAGCGGTGGAAGTGGAAGAGCTTCGTGATCTGGGGCCTCTTCTGCGGCGCCGTCTACTACCCGCTGTTCGCGGCCTGGACCTGGGGCGGCGGCTGGCTGGCCAAGACCTGGGACACCATGGGGCTCGGGGCCGGCTACGTCGACTTCGCGGGCTCGGGCGTCGTGCACGCCGTGGGTGGCGCGGCGGCGCTGGCCGGCGCCATCGTGCTCGGCGCCCGGATCGGCAAGTTCGGCAAGGACGGCAAGCCGCGGGCCCTGCCCGGCCACCACATCCCGATGGCCATGCTGGGCACGTTCATCCTGCTGTTCGGGTGGTTCGGCTTCAACGCCGCCTCCACCTTCGCCGCCACCGACATCCAGTTCGCCGTCGTGGCCACCAACACCGCGATCGCCGCCGGCTTCGGGGCGACGGTCGCCATGCTCTGGATCATGATGCGGACGGGGAAGCCCGACCCCGGCATGATGGCCAACGGCATGCTGGCCGGCCTGGTGGCCATCACCGCCCCGTGCGCCTTCGTGGCGCCCTGGGCGGCGGCGGTCATCGGCACCATCGCCGGCGTGCTGGTGATCGAGTCCATCTTCATCGTCGAGCGGAAGTTCAAGATCGACGACCCGGTGGGCGCCATCTCGGTGCACGGGGTGAACGGCCTCTTCGGCGTGCTGGCCGTCGGCATCTTCGCCAACGGCAGCTACGGCGCCGCCTGGAACGGCTCCGACGTGGCCGGCGTGGAGGGCATCATCAAGGGCGAGTGGGGCCAGCTCGGCGCCCAGGCCCTCGGCGCCCTGGTGATCTGCACGGTCATCTTCGGCGTGTCGTTCGCCTTCTTCAAGATCCAGAACGCGCTCACCAAGGGCGGCATCCGCTCGTCGGAGGAGGACGAGCAGGCCGGCCTCGACCTGCCCGAGATGGGCGTGCAGGCGTACCCCGAGTTCGCCGGCGCCCTGGGCAGCTACGGGGGGTCGAGCCCGGACAGATGA
- a CDS encoding CRTAC1 family protein: protein MRFEEVARLSTSPLATSVLDVNGDDRLDLVSASRDRFHVAVAVAEGPGFAEPASVAMPAGESVNGWGLHDLDGDGDLDLIPATRPADRPQLALLNAGDGSFEERRLGYVPDLIQRSVLVTDLDGDGAQEAFVSGSSFRDSHGWNELHVGLPGGGFAAENVIDEVMPAPFWHERVSDPGSPCDGEEWANTWFKGVVVRDFDADGRPDLLLSAYADAGFPDVRCPRFQQEFVSLRSYRGVFLLRNVSTPGNLRFEDVSATAFDRPGNGNSLEDDHVYATVPADVDGDGDLDLFSGGVVYQTPPRARDTNLVTVWRNDSTPGRLRFVDVTGSSGRPAEINAQPPADKGARRLADGVAADLDLDGDVDLAFVNRDDGGEADSVQSIVVFRNDGGMAFTELGPETGLDEYANAVNSADLDGDGRVDLIVDDVFFTRSTFVFTNTTDTDGHWVAVDTRDADGTWPIGAVVTVFEPDGDPIAVDEVRTDYSYRAKRTPLLHFGLGAVDTVDVRIALPFGGGTTWHRDVPADRIVRLSP, encoded by the coding sequence GTGAGGTTCGAGGAGGTGGCGCGGCTGTCGACGTCGCCGTTGGCGACGTCGGTGCTCGACGTGAACGGTGACGACCGGCTGGATCTGGTGTCGGCTTCCAGGGATCGGTTCCACGTGGCGGTGGCGGTGGCGGAGGGGCCGGGGTTCGCCGAGCCGGCGTCGGTGGCCATGCCGGCCGGGGAATCGGTCAACGGGTGGGGCCTGCACGACCTCGACGGTGATGGGGACCTGGACCTGATCCCGGCGACGCGTCCGGCGGACCGACCGCAGCTCGCTCTCCTGAACGCCGGTGACGGCAGCTTCGAGGAGCGTCGATTGGGCTATGTCCCGGACCTGATCCAACGGTCGGTGCTGGTGACGGACCTGGACGGTGACGGCGCCCAGGAGGCGTTCGTGTCCGGCAGCTCGTTCCGGGACTCCCACGGCTGGAACGAGCTCCACGTCGGGCTGCCCGGCGGCGGGTTCGCGGCGGAGAACGTGATCGACGAGGTGATGCCGGCGCCGTTCTGGCACGAGCGGGTGAGCGATCCCGGCTCGCCGTGCGACGGGGAGGAGTGGGCGAACACCTGGTTCAAGGGCGTCGTGGTGCGGGACTTCGACGCCGACGGCCGACCCGACCTGCTGCTGTCCGCGTATGCCGATGCCGGGTTCCCCGATGTGCGCTGTCCCCGCTTCCAGCAGGAGTTCGTGTCGCTGCGCAGCTACCGGGGGGTGTTCCTGCTCCGCAACGTCTCCACCCCGGGCAACCTGCGGTTCGAAGACGTCAGCGCCACCGCCTTCGACCGGCCGGGGAACGGCAACTCGCTCGAGGACGACCACGTGTACGCGACGGTCCCGGCGGACGTCGACGGCGACGGCGATCTGGACCTGTTCTCCGGCGGGGTCGTGTACCAGACGCCGCCCCGCGCTCGGGACACGAACCTGGTCACGGTGTGGCGGAACGACTCGACACCGGGTCGGCTGCGCTTCGTCGACGTCACCGGGTCGAGCGGACGGCCGGCGGAGATCAACGCCCAGCCCCCCGCCGACAAGGGGGCGCGGCGGCTCGCCGACGGCGTCGCCGCTGACCTCGACCTCGACGGTGACGTCGACCTGGCGTTCGTCAACCGCGACGACGGCGGGGAGGCCGACAGCGTCCAGAGCATCGTCGTGTTCCGCAACGACGGCGGCATGGCCTTCACCGAGCTGGGCCCCGAGACCGGCCTCGACGAGTACGCCAACGCCGTCAACTCCGCCGACCTCGACGGCGACGGCCGGGTCGACCTGATCGTCGATGACGTGTTCTTCACCCGGAGCACCTTCGTGTTCACGAACACCACCGACACCGACGGCCACTGGGTGGCCGTCGACACCCGCGACGCCGACGGCACGTGGCCCATCGGCGCGGTGGTCACGGTGTTCGAACCCGACGGCGACCCGATCGCCGTCGACGAGGTCCGCACCGACTACTCCTACCGGGCCAAGCGCACGCCCCTGCTGCACTTCGGCCTCGGTGCGGTGGACACCGTCGACGTCCGGATTGCGCTCCCCTTCGGTGGCGGCACCACCTGGCACCGCGACGTCCCGGCCGATCGGATCGTGCGGCTCTCCCCGTGA
- a CDS encoding alpha/beta hydrolase, with protein sequence MTTRSALAVALAATIAAACSPGNATSPSPTIAGTTTTTQPTTTGIVASSSTAGAQTECGGPLAGPDTQRYRGDVSDAAPDQVSLDVYRRPGATGCPVIVWVHGGGWRAGDKAGKAIDTKVALAGELGAVLVSVDYRLVTPGGDVRWPVMGQDVAVAVAWVIDHAPELGVDAERVALMGHSAGAHLVSIVVTDPELLESAGVSRDDVRCVVSLDSAAYLITPAEARTSPLFGAAFGDDPATLAGASPIVQARDHPAGIPDVLVVTRGSPARVAEAAEFAAAVTAGGAAGRVIDAGSYTHEQVNTQLGVPSERVVTPPTRDFLRSCFE encoded by the coding sequence GTGACCACCCGATCAGCCCTGGCCGTCGCGCTGGCAGCCACGATCGCCGCCGCGTGCTCTCCGGGGAACGCCACCAGCCCGTCCCCGACCATCGCGGGCACGACCACCACGACCCAGCCCACCACGACCGGCATCGTCGCCTCGTCCTCGACGGCGGGGGCGCAGACCGAGTGCGGTGGGCCGCTCGCTGGGCCCGACACGCAGCGGTACCGCGGCGACGTGAGCGACGCGGCCCCCGACCAGGTCAGCCTCGACGTCTACCGGCGGCCCGGGGCGACGGGCTGCCCGGTGATCGTCTGGGTGCACGGAGGTGGCTGGCGCGCCGGCGACAAGGCCGGGAAGGCGATCGACACCAAGGTCGCCCTCGCCGGGGAGCTCGGCGCCGTGCTGGTGTCGGTGGACTACCGGCTGGTCACGCCGGGCGGCGACGTGCGATGGCCGGTGATGGGCCAGGACGTGGCCGTGGCCGTGGCGTGGGTGATCGACCACGCCCCGGAACTGGGGGTCGACGCGGAGCGGGTGGCTCTCATGGGTCACTCGGCGGGCGCGCACCTGGTGTCGATCGTGGTCACGGACCCCGAGCTGCTCGAGAGCGCCGGGGTGTCACGGGACGACGTGCGCTGCGTGGTGTCGCTGGACAGCGCGGCCTACCTGATCACCCCGGCCGAGGCCCGCACCTCGCCGCTCTTCGGCGCCGCCTTCGGCGACGACCCCGCCACCCTGGCCGGCGCCTCACCCATCGTGCAGGCCCGCGACCACCCGGCGGGGATCCCCGACGTCCTCGTCGTGACCCGAGGCTCACCAGCCCGCGTGGCTGAGGCCGCCGAGTTCGCCGCCGCCGTGACGGCCGGTGGTGCCGCAGGGCGGGTCATCGACGCCGGCAGCTACACCCACGAGCAGGTGAACACGCAGCTGGGTGTGCCGTCGGAGCGGGTGGTCACACCACCGACCCGCGACTTCCTGCGGTCGTGCTTCGAGTGA
- a CDS encoding ferrous iron transport protein A, with protein sequence MVPLSELAVGDRAVVRSVGAGPAGLGKRLEDLGFLAGTEVRVERRAPLGDPVVYELRGVRLAVRRADVALVQVEVLA encoded by the coding sequence GTGGTACCGCTCTCCGAGCTCGCCGTGGGCGACCGCGCCGTGGTGCGGTCGGTCGGAGCCGGCCCCGCCGGACTCGGCAAGCGCCTCGAGGACCTCGGCTTCCTGGCCGGTACGGAGGTCCGGGTGGAGCGTCGGGCACCTCTCGGCGACCCGGTGGTGTACGAGCTGCGCGGCGTGCGGTTGGCCGTCCGCCGTGCCGACGTTGCCCTGGTGCAGGTGGAGGTACTCGCGTGA